In Flavobacterium sp. N3904, one DNA window encodes the following:
- a CDS encoding RagB/SusD family nutrient uptake outer membrane protein: MKNFFNIYKLSILAIALFVSGSCSNDFLDRPSEDGISLDSYYSSDAQVAAATNGMYSRTWFQFGNKFFWAISEVGSGNMCTFSSDVNAMRNFSLTGTDGELANGWQSLWANVAQANSIINFLPERVGSGVSQKVLDNTVGEAYFMRATAYFYLVRLWGPVPIIENNLDYANTPQINTNNVDDIYKLIISDYKNAIDRVEAKIRTSNYASNGHISKGSAKAMLAKVYLYQKDYANAKLLAGEVIASNEFKLYGGDQLPGKTFGDLFLTGNNNNEESVFALQWKGDGNYGSANNCNTQFGTSDTSNASYGGVFGPSQDILSAYSAGDKRKRETFMVPGDTYAIKSTQGATFTLPVGENAQGSGAAIKKYCIGKVTESTGPADTWNMMNNNTYIMRYSEVLLIYAEAVLAGGASTTDASALSAVNAVRKRAGLTDLTTITFDAIFKERRLELCFEGDYWYDLGRIDRAKAIAIMSAQNRGSKANAEYYTPTEADFLIPYPDVDVAKNPKLLEPPVPYTFK; encoded by the coding sequence ATGAAAAACTTTTTTAATATATACAAATTGTCAATACTAGCAATTGCACTTTTTGTTTCAGGTTCGTGTTCGAACGACTTCTTAGATCGTCCCTCAGAGGATGGTATAAGTTTAGACTCTTATTATTCTAGTGACGCTCAAGTCGCGGCTGCCACAAATGGTATGTATAGTAGAACTTGGTTTCAATTTGGCAATAAATTTTTCTGGGCCATATCCGAAGTGGGTTCCGGAAATATGTGTACATTTTCATCCGATGTAAATGCCATGAGAAATTTCTCTTTGACAGGAACTGATGGTGAACTTGCCAATGGATGGCAGTCTTTATGGGCAAATGTTGCTCAAGCCAATTCAATTATTAATTTTTTACCAGAAAGAGTGGGTTCGGGAGTAAGTCAAAAAGTATTAGACAATACTGTTGGGGAAGCTTATTTTATGCGAGCAACCGCTTATTTCTATTTAGTAAGATTGTGGGGGCCAGTGCCAATAATCGAAAACAATTTAGATTATGCCAATACTCCACAAATTAATACTAATAATGTTGATGACATTTACAAATTAATTATCAGTGATTATAAAAATGCAATCGATAGAGTAGAAGCAAAAATTAGAACATCTAATTATGCTTCTAATGGGCATATTTCTAAAGGTTCAGCCAAAGCAATGTTGGCCAAAGTATATTTGTATCAAAAAGATTATGCAAATGCAAAATTATTAGCAGGAGAAGTAATTGCCAGCAATGAGTTTAAATTGTATGGTGGAGATCAATTGCCAGGGAAAACATTTGGAGATTTGTTTTTAACAGGAAACAATAATAATGAAGAATCTGTTTTTGCATTACAATGGAAAGGTGATGGGAATTATGGTTCAGCCAATAATTGTAATACTCAATTTGGAACTTCAGATACTTCTAATGCCAGTTATGGTGGTGTTTTTGGTCCTTCTCAGGATATTTTATCTGCCTATAGTGCAGGTGATAAAAGAAAGAGAGAAACTTTTATGGTACCTGGAGATACTTATGCTATTAAATCGACTCAAGGTGCAACATTTACACTTCCAGTTGGGGAGAATGCACAAGGTTCTGGAGCAGCGATTAAAAAATATTGTATTGGTAAAGTTACAGAATCAACAGGTCCAGCAGACACTTGGAATATGATGAACAATAATACATACATCATGCGTTATTCTGAAGTTTTATTGATATATGCTGAAGCAGTTTTGGCTGGTGGTGCTAGCACAACAGACGCCTCTGCTTTGAGTGCTGTTAACGCAGTTCGCAAAAGAGCTGGTTTAACAGATTTGACTACAATCACTTTCGATGCTATTTTTAAAGAAAGAAGATTAGAACTTTGTTTTGAAGGAGATTATTGGTATGATTTGGGTAGAATTGACAGAGCTAAGGCTATTGCAATTATGTCTGCTCAAAATAGAGGAAGTAAAGCTAATGCCGAATATTATACTCCAACCGAAGCGGATTTTTTAATCCCTTATCCTGATGTTGACGTGGCCAAAAATCCTAAGTTATTGGAGCCACCAGTTCCTTATACTTTTAAATAA
- a CDS encoding AGE family epimerase/isomerase, with protein sequence MQNNLKNLKIELKLELQSILSYWMENTIDTKNWGFIGQIDYNDVKNFEAEKGSVLNARLLWAFSAAYKISNNEEHLDTAKRAFDYISTHFYDSQFGGIFWSLNPDGTPKDTKNQIYALGFTIYGLSEYYSVSLDKKALDMAIALYQKIQKYSYDASKGGYLEAFTRDWQPIEDLRLSEKDANEKKTMNTHLHIVEGYANLYKVWKDESLRKVIVDLLKTIEKYFINIETGHLRLFFDENWVEKKDVISYGHDIEAAWLLLQCAEISGDSTLIESYKKYAIQIAEATKEGIDTDGGLWYEYDPETKELMTEKHSWPQAELMIGYFNAWQLSGKEEYLNIVFKNWDFIQKHIIDKEKGEWFWGINGDYSKMKKDKAGFWKCPYHNSRACIELINRI encoded by the coding sequence GTGCAAAACAATCTAAAAAATCTAAAAATAGAACTAAAATTGGAGCTTCAAAGTATTCTTTCCTATTGGATGGAAAACACTATTGACACAAAAAACTGGGGATTCATCGGCCAAATAGATTATAATGATGTAAAAAACTTCGAAGCTGAGAAAGGGTCTGTATTAAATGCAAGATTACTATGGGCCTTTTCAGCGGCTTATAAAATCTCAAATAACGAAGAACACCTAGATACCGCAAAACGAGCTTTTGACTATATTTCAACCCATTTTTATGACTCCCAATTTGGCGGAATCTTTTGGAGCCTCAATCCTGACGGAACACCAAAAGACACCAAAAATCAAATTTATGCTTTAGGTTTTACTATTTATGGATTGAGTGAATATTATTCGGTTTCACTAGACAAAAAAGCATTGGATATGGCCATTGCTTTGTATCAAAAAATTCAAAAGTACAGTTACGATGCCTCGAAAGGTGGATATCTGGAAGCATTTACCCGTGACTGGCAGCCCATTGAGGACTTGCGCCTGAGCGAAAAAGATGCCAACGAAAAAAAAACGATGAACACCCATTTGCATATCGTTGAAGGGTATGCCAATTTATATAAAGTATGGAAAGACGAATCGTTGCGTAAAGTCATTGTTGACTTATTGAAAACTATCGAAAAGTATTTTATCAATATTGAAACTGGACATTTACGATTGTTTTTTGATGAGAATTGGGTAGAAAAGAAAGACGTTATTTCGTATGGTCACGACATCGAAGCAGCTTGGCTTTTATTGCAATGCGCAGAAATTTCGGGAGATTCAACCTTAATCGAAAGTTATAAAAAATATGCTATTCAAATTGCCGAAGCAACCAAAGAAGGAATTGACACTGATGGCGGATTATGGTACGAATACGATCCAGAAACCAAAGAATTAATGACCGAAAAACATTCTTGGCCACAAGCCGAACTGATGATTGGCTACTTTAACGCATGGCAACTTTCCGGAAAAGAAGAGTACTTGAACATTGTTTTCAAAAACTGGGATTTTATACAAAAACACATCATTGACAAGGAAAAAGGCGAATGGTTTTGGGGAATAAATGGTGATTACTCTAAAATGAAAAAAGACAAAGCCGGTTTTTGGAAATGTCCGTATCACAATAGTAGGGCCTGTATTGAATTGATAAACAGAATTTAA
- a CDS encoding glycosidase has protein sequence MNTSEINTSLKQIKIELDKQFNALIGRKNEPKDGIGNGIYTRYKNPILTAAHTPLEWRFDFNPNTNPLFLERIAINATFNAGAIKWNDKYILVARVEGADRKSFFAVAESPNGVDNFKFWDKPCVIPQTEEPDTNVYDMRLINHEDGWIYGIFCTERKDPKAPKGDTSTAIANAGIVRTKDLINWERLPDLISNTGQQRNVVLHPEFVNEKYALYTRPQDGFIDVGNGGGIGLGFVEDMTNPIVKDEKIIYGKQYHTVYELKNGLGPAPIKTKKGWLHLAHGVRNTAAGLRYTLYMFMTDLNDIAKVIHVPAGHFMAPEGKERIGDVSNVLFSNGWIEDEDGTVFIYYASSDTRMHVAVSTVEKLVDYVMNSPEDTFTSAGSVNTIIEQVNKNKEIL, from the coding sequence ATGAACACATCAGAAATAAATACCAGTTTAAAACAAATTAAAATCGAACTCGATAAGCAATTCAATGCTTTAATTGGAAGAAAAAACGAACCAAAAGACGGAATTGGCAACGGAATATATACTCGCTATAAAAATCCTATTTTAACAGCCGCACACACGCCGTTGGAATGGAGATTTGATTTTAATCCAAACACAAATCCATTGTTTTTGGAAAGAATTGCCATCAACGCAACATTCAATGCGGGAGCCATAAAATGGAATGACAAATACATTCTTGTGGCCCGTGTAGAAGGAGCCGACAGAAAATCATTCTTTGCCGTTGCCGAAAGCCCAAATGGTGTTGACAATTTCAAGTTTTGGGATAAGCCTTGTGTGATTCCTCAAACCGAGGAACCCGATACCAATGTGTACGACATGCGTTTAATCAACCATGAAGATGGCTGGATTTATGGTATTTTTTGTACCGAAAGAAAAGATCCAAAAGCACCAAAAGGCGACACTAGTACCGCTATTGCAAATGCCGGAATAGTACGTACCAAAGATTTAATTAATTGGGAAAGATTACCCGATTTGATTTCGAATACAGGACAACAACGCAATGTGGTTTTGCATCCAGAATTTGTAAACGAAAAATATGCTTTATACACACGTCCTCAAGATGGTTTTATAGATGTAGGAAACGGTGGTGGAATCGGACTTGGTTTTGTAGAAGACATGACCAATCCAATCGTAAAAGACGAAAAAATCATTTACGGAAAGCAATATCATACGGTTTACGAATTGAAAAATGGTCTTGGCCCAGCACCTATCAAAACCAAAAAAGGATGGTTGCATTTGGCTCACGGTGTGCGTAACACCGCTGCTGGCTTGCGTTATACGCTGTATATGTTCATGACTGATTTGAATGACATTGCCAAAGTAATTCATGTTCCGGCTGGACATTTTATGGCACCAGAAGGTAAAGAAAGAATAGGAGACGTTTCGAATGTTTTGTTTTCTAATGGCTGGATTGAAGATGAAGACGGAACCGTTTTTATCTATTATGCCTCTTCAGATACCAGAATGCACGTGGCCGTTTCGACTGTCGAAAAGTTAGTGGACTATGTGATGAATTCTCCGGAAGACACCTTTACTTCGGCAGGTTCTGTGAACACAATTATCGAACAAGTGAATAAAAACAAAGAAATTTTATAG
- a CDS encoding MFS transporter encodes MNNKISLKEKVGYGLGDAASSMFWKIFSMYLMFFYTDVFGIAPAMVGTMFLITRIWDSCFDPLVGIIADRTKSRWGKFRPYLLWTAIPFAIIGILTFYTPDFDEKGKIIYAYVAYSLMMMVYSIINVPYASLLGVMSGDRKERTTLSSYRMVFAFGGSLLALWLIEPLVNHFGGSLNSKTGWLYTIIVFGIITTIFFWSCFFLTKERVQPINDEKPNLKEDLNDLLKNRPWWILLGAGIGALVFNSIRDGAAVYYFKYYVSSTVSYSFNILGENFAMTPTTLYLVLGQAANIIGVIAATPIANKIGKKKTFFGAMALAAILSVFFYYIGKENVVLIMVFQVLISICAGCIFPLIWSMYADSADYSEWKQGRRATGLIFSASSMSQKFGWTIGGAATGWLLGYFGFQANVVQTLTTQNGILLMLSILPAIAAALSVLFILFYPLSEEKLQTIEDELNDKRNLNK; translated from the coding sequence ATGAATAATAAAATTAGCCTAAAAGAAAAAGTTGGTTACGGATTAGGAGATGCTGCTTCCTCCATGTTTTGGAAAATTTTCAGTATGTATCTCATGTTTTTTTACACCGATGTTTTTGGAATAGCTCCCGCTATGGTAGGAACTATGTTCTTGATCACCCGTATTTGGGATTCCTGTTTTGATCCTTTGGTGGGAATTATTGCAGACCGTACCAAAAGCCGTTGGGGAAAATTCAGGCCGTATTTATTATGGACAGCTATTCCTTTTGCTATTATAGGGATATTAACGTTCTACACTCCAGACTTTGACGAAAAAGGAAAAATAATATATGCCTACGTTGCTTATTCCTTAATGATGATGGTGTATTCTATCATTAATGTTCCGTACGCTTCTTTACTTGGCGTCATGTCGGGTGACCGAAAAGAACGTACCACACTTTCCTCCTACCGCATGGTTTTTGCCTTTGGCGGAAGCTTACTGGCCCTTTGGTTAATTGAACCTTTGGTAAATCACTTTGGAGGAAGCTTGAATTCTAAAACAGGCTGGTTGTACACCATTATCGTTTTTGGAATCATTACAACTATTTTCTTTTGGTCTTGTTTTTTTCTTACCAAAGAAAGAGTGCAACCTATAAATGATGAAAAACCAAATTTAAAAGAAGACCTAAATGACCTTCTCAAAAACAGGCCATGGTGGATTTTATTGGGCGCAGGAATTGGCGCTTTGGTATTCAATTCAATTCGTGACGGAGCGGCGGTTTACTATTTCAAATATTATGTAAGCAGTACCGTAAGTTATAGTTTCAACATTTTGGGAGAAAATTTTGCAATGACTCCAACCACACTTTATTTGGTGCTTGGACAAGCTGCCAACATCATCGGTGTGATTGCAGCGACTCCGATTGCCAACAAAATTGGTAAAAAGAAAACCTTTTTTGGCGCTATGGCACTTGCGGCTATTTTGAGTGTCTTTTTCTATTATATCGGAAAAGAAAATGTGGTGCTTATCATGGTTTTCCAAGTTTTAATTAGCATTTGTGCAGGTTGTATCTTCCCTTTAATCTGGTCTATGTATGCCGATAGCGCCGATTACTCGGAGTGGAAACAAGGCAGAAGAGCCACTGGCCTGATCTTTTCAGCTTCTTCGATGTCTCAAAAATTTGGTTGGACAATAGGTGGCGCTGCAACAGGATGGCTTTTAGGGTATTTTGGTTTCCAAGCCAATGTAGTACAAACTCTCACTACACAAAACGGAATACTACTAATGCTAAGCATCCTTCCAGCGATTGCAGCGGCATTATCAGTACTTTTCATCTTATTCTACCCATTGTCTGAAGAAAAGCTACAAACTATCGAAGACGAACTCAATGACAAAAGAAATTTAAACAAATAA
- a CDS encoding SusC/RagA family TonB-linked outer membrane protein, with product MKKLLSDLIHWKVNHRKVPLMFLLLACGFINAQNKVQGTVTDVNGLGLPGVNISVVGASKGVSSDFDGKYSIDVPANATLSFSFIGFQTQKMPVKGNSKINITLVATSETLKEIVVIGYGTQRRKDVNSAISSIKGKDLDDVKLSSVDQMLQGRVSGVSISNNSGTPGGAASVRVRGTTSLNGTNEPLYIIDGVPVSGDATNKASSGRPIAGTDFTSMGNIAVSPLSMINPNDIESIDVLKDASATSIYGARGANGVIIITTKSGKKGTGKISFDTYTSAQTNTKKLDVMNLQQYARQQNALGTAFGNQTLRPEFSHPELLGPGTDWQDEVFRTGIANSYQLSFSKSKDDTSYYLSGGYLSNQSTIIGTYYHKYNVRLNVDSKVKSWMKVGANVNGSFSDENVTVNSNYNGIISNTLLQAPDIAVSNTDGTYAGPPDSSQNVAYFNPVAEALTTTNTLTRKNFLGNAYAEISFTDHLRYRAEIGGNTEYSQNDLYNPEHHWGAYNKDEANLDIRRQSWYSVNIKNMLTYDNQFGKSKLNVLLAQESNDSHWEGTIASAKGFLANDPHTINLANPKNSTVTGYQGSQALLSYFARAIYEFDNRYSMTASYRADGSSKFDPTTKNQWGYFPSIAVGWKLSNEAFMETTKKYIDDIKFRIGYGETGNQQIPNNRYSAMLTTQNSGLGSGFLVANSPNPDLKWESLQQTDLGLDFTMFDAKLNFTIDLYQKKSKDFLFQVPLPLYLTGGGYQYGGIDAPYSNLGSMQNRGYDLTLGYNLVSGDSFSWNTAVNVSQYKNEILEIQDGLIVTAEVNTNGYIPYTVTNSVVGHPMGMFWGYKTDGLFQTQAQLDSAPLQFGQAVGTAPGETGLGDVKYVDVNGDGVVNADDKTFIGNPHPTVTYGFTNTFKYKNFDCSLFLQGVYGNDVLNLTRRNGIMNSNLYTNQLVEAANFWTPTNTNTNIPRPEGNSNSNNLQISDRFIESGSYLRVQNFTFGYTLPSDVMSKLTISKLRLYLTGQNLFTFTNYSGYDPEVGSINQNTLLSGIDNGRFPSARTVLMGVNVEF from the coding sequence ATGAAAAAATTATTATCCGACTTAATTCATTGGAAAGTAAACCACAGAAAGGTTCCATTGATGTTCTTATTATTGGCATGTGGTTTTATTAATGCACAAAATAAAGTGCAAGGAACCGTTACAGATGTAAATGGTCTTGGTTTGCCAGGGGTTAATATTTCGGTTGTGGGCGCCTCAAAAGGTGTTTCTTCTGATTTTGATGGGAAATATTCTATAGATGTACCTGCAAATGCAACTTTGTCTTTCTCATTTATTGGGTTTCAAACTCAAAAAATGCCTGTAAAAGGGAATAGTAAAATTAATATTACTTTGGTTGCTACTTCTGAAACTTTGAAAGAAATCGTTGTAATTGGTTATGGAACTCAAAGAAGAAAAGATGTAAATAGTGCCATTTCGTCTATTAAAGGAAAAGATCTTGACGATGTGAAATTGTCTTCAGTAGATCAAATGCTTCAAGGTAGAGTGTCTGGAGTATCTATTTCAAACAACTCAGGAACGCCAGGTGGTGCAGCTTCTGTACGAGTTAGGGGAACAACTTCTCTTAACGGTACCAATGAACCTTTGTATATTATTGATGGTGTGCCAGTCTCTGGGGATGCAACGAATAAAGCATCAAGCGGAAGACCAATTGCAGGAACAGATTTTACCTCTATGGGTAACATTGCGGTTAGTCCGTTGTCGATGATTAATCCAAATGATATTGAATCTATTGATGTATTAAAAGATGCTTCTGCAACTTCTATATATGGAGCTAGAGGGGCAAATGGGGTAATTATTATTACAACAAAATCGGGTAAAAAAGGAACAGGTAAAATATCTTTTGATACTTATACATCTGCTCAAACTAATACCAAAAAGTTGGACGTAATGAATTTGCAACAATATGCAAGACAACAAAATGCTCTGGGAACCGCTTTTGGAAATCAAACTCTTCGTCCAGAATTTTCACATCCAGAATTGTTGGGGCCAGGCACCGATTGGCAAGACGAAGTTTTTAGAACGGGAATTGCAAATAGTTATCAGTTGTCTTTCTCTAAATCGAAAGACGATACAAGCTATTATTTATCTGGAGGCTATTTGAGCAATCAATCTACTATTATTGGTACTTATTATCACAAATACAATGTAAGATTGAACGTGGATTCTAAAGTTAAATCCTGGATGAAAGTGGGTGCAAATGTGAATGGCAGTTTTTCTGACGAAAATGTAACTGTTAACTCTAATTATAATGGTATCATAAGCAATACATTATTGCAAGCGCCAGATATTGCTGTTAGTAATACCGATGGTACCTATGCTGGCCCACCAGACTCGAGTCAAAATGTTGCTTACTTTAACCCAGTTGCCGAAGCTTTGACAACTACAAATACATTAACTAGAAAAAACTTTCTTGGAAATGCGTATGCTGAAATTAGTTTCACAGATCACTTAAGATACCGTGCAGAAATAGGGGGAAATACAGAGTATTCTCAAAATGATTTGTATAATCCAGAACACCACTGGGGAGCTTATAATAAAGATGAAGCGAATTTGGATATTAGAAGACAAAGTTGGTATTCTGTCAATATAAAAAACATGTTGACTTATGACAATCAATTTGGTAAAAGCAAATTGAATGTATTATTGGCTCAAGAGTCAAATGATAGTCACTGGGAAGGAACCATTGCTTCTGCAAAAGGATTTTTGGCAAATGATCCTCATACGATTAACCTAGCTAATCCAAAAAATTCAACTGTTACTGGTTATCAAGGTAGCCAAGCTCTTTTGTCTTATTTTGCTCGTGCAATATATGAATTTGACAATAGATACAGTATGACAGCTTCTTACAGAGCGGATGGATCTTCAAAATTTGACCCAACAACCAAAAATCAATGGGGTTATTTCCCTTCTATTGCTGTGGGTTGGAAGTTATCTAATGAAGCTTTTATGGAGACCACTAAAAAATACATAGACGATATCAAATTCAGAATAGGATATGGAGAAACAGGAAATCAACAAATTCCGAATAACAGATATTCTGCGATGCTTACTACACAAAATTCAGGATTAGGTTCAGGATTTTTGGTTGCCAATAGCCCAAATCCAGATTTGAAATGGGAATCGCTTCAACAAACGGATTTAGGTCTTGATTTTACAATGTTTGATGCAAAATTAAATTTCACTATAGATTTATATCAGAAAAAATCAAAAGATTTCTTATTTCAGGTGCCGTTACCGCTTTATTTAACAGGAGGTGGATACCAATATGGTGGAATTGATGCTCCTTATTCAAATTTAGGAAGCATGCAAAATAGAGGGTATGATCTTACATTGGGTTATAATTTAGTTTCAGGAGATAGCTTCTCATGGAATACTGCTGTCAATGTTTCTCAATACAAAAACGAAATATTAGAAATTCAAGATGGTTTAATTGTAACAGCCGAAGTAAATACAAATGGATATATCCCTTACACAGTAACAAATTCTGTTGTTGGTCATCCAATGGGAATGTTTTGGGGATACAAAACGGATGGACTTTTTCAAACGCAAGCTCAACTTGATTCAGCTCCATTGCAATTTGGTCAGGCTGTAGGAACTGCTCCAGGAGAAACAGGATTAGGAGATGTTAAATATGTGGATGTAAATGGTGATGGAGTTGTAAACGCAGATGATAAAACATTCATCGGAAATCCACACCCAACAGTAACTTATGGATTTACGAATACTTTCAAATACAAAAATTTCGATTGTTCTTTGTTTTTGCAAGGAGTATATGGAAATGATGTTTTGAATTTGACTAGAAGAAATGGTATTATGAATTCAAATTTATATACCAACCAATTGGTCGAAGCGGCTAATTTTTGGACACCAACAAACACTAATACCAATATTCCAAGACCAGAAGGAAACTCAAATAGTAACAACCTTCAAATTTCTGATCGTTTCATTGAGAGTGGTTCTTATTTAAGAGTTCAAAATTTCACTTTTGGCTACACATTGCCTTCAGATGTGATGTCTAAATTAACAATATCTAAATTGAGATTGTATCTTACAGGACAAAACTTATTTACGTTTACCAATTATTCAGGTTATGATCCAGAGGTAGGTTCAATCAATCAAAATACATTGTTGTCAGGAATAGACAATGGTAGATTCCCTTCTGCAAGAACGGTATTGATGGGTGTAAATGTTGAATTTTAA
- a CDS encoding glycoside hydrolase family 26 protein, with product MIKTKQIFLFALVFNSMLISYSQSNNTKLSLSDKKSTANTRILYYNLQKNANKGILFGHQDDLAYGVNWKYEAGRSDVKDVVGDYPAVYGWDLGGLETKSDKNIDGIPFDKMRQYIIDGYNRGGIITLSWHFNNPLTGGAAWDTTPKSLASALPGGESHEKYKAWLDEAAKYILTLKDEKGNLIPMLYRPFHELTGNWFWWCKNNGSPEEFKTLWKFTIDYLQKKGIHNLIYVYNTADFNSKEDFLEYYPGSDYADILSFDKYIYNDPLKDNSFIENCQRQFSIIDQIAKEQHKIIAFAETGYEAIPYDKWWTDTLMKAMSDYKISYVLVWRNHGWQEKEQKMHYYVPFKGQVSEKDFIQFYNLDNIFFEKDAAKLNFYKK from the coding sequence ATGATAAAAACCAAACAAATATTTCTATTCGCACTCGTTTTTAATTCGATGTTGATCTCTTATTCCCAGTCTAATAATACTAAATTATCATTATCCGACAAAAAATCTACAGCTAATACTCGTATTTTATATTATAATTTACAAAAAAATGCTAATAAAGGCATCCTTTTTGGCCATCAAGACGATTTAGCATATGGTGTAAACTGGAAATATGAAGCAGGCAGAAGCGATGTAAAAGATGTTGTTGGTGATTATCCAGCTGTTTACGGTTGGGATTTAGGTGGTTTGGAAACCAAATCTGATAAAAACATAGACGGTATTCCTTTTGACAAAATGAGACAATATATCATTGACGGATATAATAGAGGTGGAATTATCACTCTCAGTTGGCATTTCAACAATCCTTTGACAGGCGGAGCTGCCTGGGACACCACCCCAAAATCATTGGCTTCGGCCTTGCCTGGAGGGGAAAGTCATGAAAAATATAAAGCTTGGCTGGATGAAGCTGCAAAATACATCTTAACTTTAAAGGATGAAAAAGGAAATCTAATTCCAATGCTGTATCGCCCGTTTCATGAACTTACCGGAAATTGGTTTTGGTGGTGCAAGAATAATGGAAGTCCAGAAGAATTCAAAACCCTTTGGAAATTTACTATTGACTATCTCCAAAAAAAAGGGATTCATAATTTAATCTATGTGTACAATACCGCCGATTTCAACTCGAAAGAAGATTTCTTAGAATATTATCCAGGTTCTGACTATGCAGATATTTTAAGTTTTGATAAGTATATTTACAATGACCCATTGAAAGACAATTCCTTTATAGAAAACTGTCAAAGACAATTTTCTATAATAGACCAAATTGCCAAAGAACAACATAAAATCATCGCTTTTGCCGAAACGGGTTATGAGGCCATTCCTTATGACAAATGGTGGACAGACACTTTGATGAAAGCCATGAGTGACTATAAAATATCCTATGTTCTCGTTTGGAGAAATCACGGCTGGCAGGAAAAAGAACAGAAAATGCACTATTATGTCCCATTCAAAGGACAAGTAAGCGAGAAAGATTTTATCCAATTTTACAATTTGGACAACATCTTCTTTGAAAAAGACGCCGCAAAATTAAATTTTTATAAAAAATAA
- a CDS encoding helix-turn-helix domain-containing protein, with protein MSAFKNFHREIVPLASQDSFLVFDRVKDEFDYPIHYHPEFEINFILNGKGVKRVVGDNIEEIDDIELVLVGPNLYHGWELNKCRNKEIHEITIQFHNDLFHEFLLSRRIMTPIKEMFNRSVHGILFSNQVAEMLTPRLIKISKLDGMDYFLEIISILYDLANSRNQRLLSTFTVENDTFEEYDKMKLIYDYIQKNFAEKLSLEEVAGVANMTTISFNRFIKKRTGKTFVNYINDIRIGYAARWLVEKDLSISEVAFKSGFNNIANFNRSFKAFKKCTPSQYRDDFSGLKRIL; from the coding sequence ATGAGTGCTTTTAAAAATTTTCATAGAGAAATAGTTCCGCTCGCGTCACAAGATAGTTTTTTGGTATTTGATAGAGTCAAAGACGAATTTGATTATCCGATACATTATCACCCCGAATTTGAAATCAATTTTATATTGAATGGTAAAGGCGTAAAACGTGTCGTAGGTGACAATATTGAAGAGATTGATGATATTGAATTGGTGCTTGTTGGTCCTAATTTATATCACGGTTGGGAATTGAATAAATGTAGAAACAAAGAAATTCACGAAATAACAATTCAATTTCATAATGATCTTTTTCATGAATTTTTGTTGTCCAGACGCATTATGACACCTATAAAGGAGATGTTTAACCGATCTGTGCATGGTATTTTATTTTCAAATCAGGTAGCCGAAATGCTCACTCCACGGTTGATAAAGATATCCAAACTGGATGGAATGGATTATTTTTTGGAAATTATATCCATACTCTATGATCTTGCCAACTCCCGAAATCAAAGACTTCTATCGACATTTACAGTAGAAAATGACACTTTTGAAGAGTATGACAAAATGAAATTGATTTATGATTATATTCAAAAGAATTTTGCCGAAAAACTATCTCTGGAAGAAGTAGCAGGTGTTGCAAATATGACGACGATATCTTTTAATCGTTTTATAAAAAAGCGTACTGGTAAAACGTTTGTCAATTATATTAATGACATCCGTATTGGGTATGCGGCCAGATGGTTGGTTGAGAAAGACCTGAGTATATCTGAGGTTGCGTTCAAGTCGGGGTTCAATAATATAGCCAATTTCAACAGAAGTTTCAAAGCCTTCAAGAAATGTACGCCCAGTCAGTACCGTGATGATTTTTCTGGATTAAAACGGATTTTGTAA